TTCACCGTGATCGCCAACGCCCTTGCGCAGCGCCGCGGAAGCGCGGTCACGGTCGGCGTCGCGGCGTACATCCTGTCGCTGCCGGACGGTGCTCCCGTGCGCATCGACGCGCTGTGCGAGCACTTCACCGAGGGCGAGATCCTCATCTCCCGGGCGCTCAGGGAGTTGGAGGCGGACGGCTATCTGGAGCGACGGCGCGAGCGCGGCCTGGGCGGCGTGCTCCGTACCCGGACGTTCTTCTACGACGTGCCGGTTGGCGATCAGCCCGAGCCTCCGCTACCGCCATCGCCACCGCGTCCTCGCCGGTCCGAGCCGTCTCCGCGGGAGCCCGAACGCGAGCCACAGCCCGAGGAGGGTCGTGCGCCGGACACCACAGCAGACGCGGAGTCCTCGCCGCCTCCCGCCACCACGGAACCGGATCCCCGTGCCTTCGTGATCCTGGCCTCGCTGCGCATCGTCGACCGCCGGCTGCTCCTCTCCCGCCGAGAGGTCGACCAACTCGCCCCGGCCGTCACGCAGTGGCTCGCGCAAGGCGTCAGCCCCGAGGAGATCACCAGCCACCTCACCGCCCGCCTCCCGAACCCGCTGCGGGCGCGCCCGGACCGCATCCTGGCCTATCGGCTCCGCGAACTGCCCCCGCCCCTCCCCGCTCAGGCCACGGCCCCCGCCGTACTGCCCTGGCAGACCTGCGACGGCGGCTGCGAACGCGCCTTCCGCGCCGCCGAACCTGGCCGCTGCCGAGACTGCCCACCCGAGGCCGACGCTGCCGCGCCTCTCGCGGATGCCTGGCCCGCGGCATGCTGAGCACGGCCCAGCAGCTCCGCAGCATCGAGATGGTCGAACGCCTCGACGCACACCGCAGCGCGATGTACCGGGCCGTCGACAAGGGCGGTCCCGCCGCGTATGCCGTACGGCGGGACCGCATCGAACGGACTTGGCCCTGAGGATCGAGGTCTCTGCCTGCCCGGCGGCCGGTGGGCCGGTGGGCCGGTGTGCCGCACGACGGCCCCGAGCAGAGACCTACCTCGAGAGACGGTGGCCTCGTAGCCGGTGCCGCGGGCGCCGTTCTGTCATGCGAATGGCTCCGGTCAGCAGCTCGGTCCAGGCACATGCGGGGTTACATGGATCACGAGGGCACGCCGATTGCCGATACGGGAGCCGGTCATGTACGAGATGTGTGCGGGGCCGGATGCCGCTGGGTCGGTTCTTGCGTGGCACGTCAAGGCCAGGGAAGGCCCCACCACGCTGTGCGCGCAGCCCCTGCGGGGCTTGGCCGAACAAGCGGCAGCCGAGCGGCATGGTCGGCGGTTCATGGTGTCCTTCCACGGCTCGGCCCAAGGCCTCCAAGGTCTCGGGCCGCGGCTGGTCGGGTAGGGCGGCCGGCGATGGCGTTCGCGGTGACGGTGGCCTTGTACGCGTCTTTGGTGCTGATCCTGTTCTGCGTGCTGATTCTGCTCGTCTGCCGCATGGTGCGGAACCGGCTGGATCGTCTCCAGTCCCAGCGTGTCAAGGAGTTGCGTCCGCTGGTGCTGGCCTCGGCGGTCGGTGAGGACGACGAGGCGCTGGAGCAGTTGGTTCAGCTGGATCGGCGGTCCTGGCGGATGGTGGAGCCGTCTGTGCTGTCCCTGCTGTCCCAGATGCAAGGGGAGGCACATGAGGCGCTGACGGCGGTTCTCGTGCGGCGGGGGCTCGTCGACCGCGCGCTGGAGGACCTGGGCCGGCGCGGCCGGGTTCGGCGGGCTCGGGCGGCCGGGGTGCTGGCCCTGACCGGGCCGACGTTGCGTGAGGATCCGGTGGTCGGCCCGCGAGCGCGCCAGGCGCTGGAGATCCTGCTGGATGATGCCGACCCGACCGTGCGTGCGGCGGCGGTCCGAGCGCTGGGCCGCTTCGGCGACGAAGCCGGCGCCAGGGCGCTGCTGGGGCATCTGAGCGGGCGCCGCCAGGTGGCGTCCGGGCTGGTGAGCCATGCGCTGCTGCGGATCGCCTTCCCGGCAGTGCCCGGACTGCTGGAGGCGGCGCGCAGTGATGACCTACAGATCCGCGCGCTGGCACTGGAACTGCTC
The Streptomyces lunaelactis genome window above contains:
- a CDS encoding HEAT repeat domain-containing protein; its protein translation is MAFAVTVALYASLVLILFCVLILLVCRMVRNRLDRLQSQRVKELRPLVLASAVGEDDEALEQLVQLDRRSWRMVEPSVLSLLSQMQGEAHEALTAVLVRRGLVDRALEDLGRRGRVRRARAAGVLALTGPTLREDPVVGPRARQALEILLDDADPTVRAAAVRALGRFGDEAGARALLGHLSGRRQVASGLVSHALLRIAFPAVPGLLEAARSDDLQIRALALELLSLIGDRAAVPQLLEALRDDQGVVRASAAQALGQMGEHSAVGPLLTMLSTDTSPRVAAAAAEALGAIGDRRAIVSLASAVGRPHFRSAHAAAQSLLRLGPQGEETLRQLVRDEPTAEAHASEALAQLSLRRSAGRTTS